TAATCTCATCTCTTGATCTTATGATCGTTTCTTCTTCCTTATCATAAAATGCCTGAAGATACCAAACATAGCCCTGCGCGATCAAAAGCGGCTCTTTCGATGCATCTTCTGGAATCTTTTCTTCTAAGTCTCCTTTTCCTTCAAGAATAGAAAGATGCAGTTTCATCAGATCATAAATACGATTCTTAACCGGATCATCCGGCATCTTATCAAGAACCATATTTCCTCTCTCATAAAGCTGACTTGTTGTAATCCTTCCTGTACAGAAATCCACATATAATTCGATCAATTTCTTTTGACGGAATTCTTCTTCTTTTTTTCTTTCACTTTTCTGTTCTTTATAGACAACCTCGATCTGCAGAGTCTGATAAACAGTCTGAATGATCAGATGGTCGATATCTCCATCCTTCGGAATTGTTTTCATATCTGCATAGATCGTCAGAGTGCCATCTTCAAAATCCTCTGCCTGAAATGTATTCTTGTGAAGAGACAGGAAAGTTCCGTCACTTTTTATTCTCCCTACCAGATACCCCCATCCTTCTCTCTTGACTTTTATCTCCAATGGTTCATCAAGATTCATGATCGTTGCCTGATAGATCGTCTTTGCTGCACTCAAGAGAACCGGCTTTTTCTGTCCTGAACTCAGCAAAAATTCCTCCAAGATCTGATTCCTGTTTCTCCCCAGCAAAAGCTGATGATAAAGCTCTTTTTCTTCTCTTCGATCTTTTAGATATTCTTCTTTAAACGCTTCAGAAAAAAAGAGTGTTTTTGCCTCTTTTATATCTTCTTTCACGATATTTGTAAAATTTTCCAATGATTCTGACATAATCTTATTCTGCTCCTTGCCAACCAAAAGATTTTGTGGGTATAATTATGATGTAAATATCAAAAATACAAATTCAAGTACACCCATGCGTACTTATCGCATAATATGTATTATACCAAATTTCGACACAATAGAAAAGGAAAAGAGGAATTACCATGTCAGAAAAAAAACAAGAATTTCACGGAAGTGATCTTGAGAAAGTAGAAGCTTATTATGGAATCAAAAAAGAAGATATCATTCCCTTTGCCGGAAATGTCAATCCGCTCGGAATTTCTCCTTTGTTAAAGAAAAGTATGGCTTCTCATATTGAATCGATCAGCGAATATCCTGACCGTGATTATAAAGAGCTTCGTTCCACCCTTGCACTTTACTGCAATGTCCCAATGGAACATATCATTGTTGGAAATGGTGCAACTGAGATGATCAGTCTGACCATGCAGCTGTTACGTCCAAAACATGCCTTGCTGCTTTCTCCAACTTATTCTGAGTATACAAGAGAGATCGATCTGGTTGGCGGACATGTAGAAGAATATTTTTTAAGAGAAGATCTTGATTTTAAACTAGATCTTAATGACCTGATTTCAAAGCTTACCGATGATATTGATCTTCTTGCGATCTGTAACCCAAACAACCCGACGTCCAGCGCTTTGAATACCGAAGAGATCACAAAGATCCTAACTCATTGTAAATTACATGATATCTTCGTTATGATCGATGAAACTTATGTAGAATTTGCACCTGATATTGATACGATCTCTGCAGTATCCCTAACAACAAAATTCGATAATTTCATGATACTTCGTGGAACTTCCAAATTCTTCTGCGCTCCAGGACTGCGACTTGGA
The sequence above is drawn from the Anaerostipes hadrus ATCC 29173 = JCM 17467 genome and encodes:
- a CDS encoding pyridoxal phosphate-dependent aminotransferase — protein: MSEKKQEFHGSDLEKVEAYYGIKKEDIIPFAGNVNPLGISPLLKKSMASHIESISEYPDRDYKELRSTLALYCNVPMEHIIVGNGATEMISLTMQLLRPKHALLLSPTYSEYTREIDLVGGHVEEYFLREDLDFKLDLNDLISKLTDDIDLLAICNPNNPTSSALNTEEITKILTHCKLHDIFVMIDETYVEFAPDIDTISAVSLTTKFDNFMILRGTSKFFCAPGLRLGYGICGNLAFLERMNSIKNPWTINTLAALAGEAMFMDTDYIQTTKDYIQSERTRCIDILSKRDNLKIYPAYANFILVKLLDGTTSFEMFERCIKSGLMIRDCASFHGLDGEFIRFCIQKKEDNDRLLNLLTL